One segment of Anopheles stephensi strain Indian chromosome 3, UCI_ANSTEP_V1.0, whole genome shotgun sequence DNA contains the following:
- the LOC118513549 gene encoding regucalcin-like has product MASYKVEQLPSPLSVLGEGPHWDVERQSLYYNDIYGGSIHRYDYAENKTYNATIDGFPVISFIIPVKGNDRHFIIGTDRKVTLVDWDGRSEKATFVRTVGSVEPTMEDNRFNDAKVDSKGRFYGGTMRLEAKGDIFEMRLGTFYRYDAKRGEFVTLKKQIGVSNGLCWNETGNLFYYIDSCDLDVKEYQVDENGDLSGERVVIDFRVNGEKPSFVPDGMTIDANGSLYVATFGGSTVYKVNSKTGKVELEIKLPCDQVTSAAFGGPNLDILYVTTAAKEFKTPQPAPAGALFAVTGLGVKGTPMYPVDLS; this is encoded by the exons ATGGCATCGTACAAGGTTGAGCAGCTACCGTCACCACTGTCCGTGCTTGGAGAAG GACCTCATTGGGATGTGGAACGGCAGAGCCTGTACTACAATGATATCTACGGAGGATCGATTCATCGTTACGATTACGCTGAGAACAAGACATATAACGCAACCATCG ATGGCTTCCCGGTGATCTCGTTTATCATCCCAGTCAAGGGTAACGATCGTCACTTTATCATCGGCACCGATCGCAAGGTAACACTCGTCGACTGGGATGGCCGTTCGGAGAAGGCCACCTTCGTCCGTACGGTCGGTTCGGTTGAACCTACGATGGAGGACAACCGTTTCAACGATGCGAAGGTGGACAGCAAGGGTCGCTTCTACGGCGGTACCATGCGTCTCGAGGCGAAGGGTGACATCTTCGAGATGCGCCTCGGCACCTTCTACCGGTACGACGCCAAGCGCGGTGAGTTTGTGACGCTGAAGAAGCAGATCGGAGTGTCGAACGGATTGTGCTGGAATGAGACGGGAAACCTGTTCTACTACATCGATTCCTGTGATCTGGACGTGAAGGAGTACCAGGTGGATGAAAATGGCGATCTAT CCGGCGAGCGTGTTGTTATTGATTTCCGCGTCAATGGCGAGAAACCTTCGTTCGTGCCGGACGGTATGACCATCGATGCGAACGGTTCGCTGTACGTCGCTACGTTTGGCGGATCCACCGTTTACAAGGTGAACTCGAA AACGGGTAAGGTGGAGCTGGAGATTAAGTTGCCCTGCGATCAGGTAACTTCGGCTGCGTTCGGTGGACCCAACCTGGACATCCTGTACGTGACGACGGCCGCCAAGGAGTTTAAAACGCCCCAACCAGCACCGGCCGGTGCACTGTTTGCGGTGACGGGACTCGGCGTGAAGGGCACGCCCATGTACCCAGTGGATCTGAGCTAA